The proteins below are encoded in one region of Triticum aestivum cultivar Chinese Spring chromosome 1B, IWGSC CS RefSeq v2.1, whole genome shotgun sequence:
- the LOC123125730 gene encoding abscisic acid receptor PYL10-like produces the protein MEQQPVAAAAAAEPEVPAGLGLTAAEYAQLLPTVEAYHRYAVGPGQCSSLVAQRIEAPPAAVWAIVRRFDCPQVYKHFIRSCALRPDPEAGDELRPGRLREVSVISGLPASTSTERLDLLDDARRAFGFTITGGEHRLRNYRSVTTVSELSPAAPAEICTVVLESYVVDVPDGNSEEDTRLFADTVVRLNLQKLKSVAEANAAAAATTAPPAE, from the coding sequence ATGGAGCAGCAGCctgtggcggcggcagcggcagcggagcCGGAGGTACCGGCGGGGCTTGGGCTGACGGCCGCGGAGTACGCGCAGCTGCTGCCCACGGTGGAGGCGTACCACCGGTACGCCGTGGGGCCAGGCCAATGCTCCTCCCTCGTCGCGCAGCGTATCGAGGCGCCGCCAGCAGCCGTCTGGGCCATCGTCCGCCGCTTCGACTGCCCCCAGGTGTACAAACACTTCATCCGCAGCTGCGCGCTCCGCCCGGACCCCgaggccggcgacgagctccgcccgGGCCGCCTCCGCGAGGTCAGCGTCATCTCCGGCCTCCCCGCCAGCACCAGCAccgagcgcctcgacctcctcgacgacgcGCGCAGGGCCTTCGGCTTCACCATCACCGGCGGCGAGCACCGCCTCCGCAACTACCGGTCCGTCACCACCGTCTCCGAACTCTCCCCGGCCGCGCCCGCTGAGATCTGCACCGTCGTCCTCGAGTCATACGTCGTCGACGTCCCCGACGGCAACAGCGAGGAGGACACGCGCCTCTTCGCGGACACTGTCGTCAGGCTCAACCTCCAGAAGCTCAAGTCCGTGGCCGAGGccaacgccgccgccgcggccacgaCCGCGCCGCCGGCAGAATAA